AAAATGGTTTATCGTCACGATCAAACAAAGAAAGAAAAATAGAAAAGACCATTAAATACTTAAATTCCCATAAAGGAAATTCAAAGCAAGAATAAATTAAAATAACAAATAAAACCAGAGCAACATAAGATTCAGCAATCCCAGATATTTTTTTTATATTTTTAATCAGGATGTAAATAAACAAAACTAAGATAACTAAACCTAAAAGTCCAAATTCGCTCAATAATTGACTGACAAAAAAATGAGAATGATCAGCTGAACTAAACCATTTCAGCTTCTCAAAATAAGTTAGCCCTGTACCAGTAAAATTTTTCCAGCCAACTCCCGTAATTGGATGCTCAGATATATTTAACCATGATTGATACAAAAGAGAGATTCGAGGATCTTCAAAACTCGATGCAGTTCTTTCTACAAGTGTTGTTGTTTGCGAAAAATGTGGATATGCCAAAACCCCACAGATCAATCCAATCAAACAAAAAAACGACTCTTTCAACTTCATCAAAGCAATCTTATTGTAATGATTCTGCATCCCATTAAATAAAATTACGCAAAAAATTAGTATTAAAAATCCACTTCGACTTATAGTAAAAGCAACACCTACACTTAAAAAAAATAATATAATATTTTTTAAAATATTATTTTTAATATAAAACATTGAAGAAACTATGCCTAATACAAAAACAAATGCTGTTTGGTTAGGTTGAAATAAATTCCCAGAAAAACGTTCCTTCTGTAATGGCAACTTCATTAAGTCTATAACTGTTGAGAAATTAAAAACATGGACCATTTGTGTTAATAACAATAAAACAGCACCAACAATAAGAATAAGTGCCATATTTTCAATTAGCTTTTCTTTATCAATTACATTAGAAACCGCAACGGATAAAAAAAACATGAGCAATATGATCGCCAATGGAAAGACAAGACCATCCACATAGACAATATTATTTAAAATTGGCTGCAGCAATAAGACTAAAAAAATGAACAACCAAGCTAAATTGCTAAAATAAATTTTTATTTTTTTTCTATAAAATGCAAAAAAACCACCAATAGAGCAAAACAAAAAAACGACAGCATGTATATAAAAATCATGGTAACTCGGCGCATAATGCTGATAACTTAAGATTCCATATAAAAAAGCAAATCCAATAAAAAAAGTAAAAAACTTTTCATCCATCTGCTTTAACTGCAATATATTTCCCATCTTTTCCCCTGAAGACGATTAAACATTATTTTTTAATCACAACTAAAAATTGCGAATAAAAAAAGACTGGCAAACTGCCAGTCTTTTTTTATACAACGCTGAGCTTAACGACACTCAGAAGGTGCATATTTTGCTGGTAAAGCATTAGTTGTAGGTGCACCGGTAACAAAGCCACGAGCTGTTGCTTGAGCTATTCCAGCAGTCATACAAGACCATTCAACCGAACCACTTTGACCGTCAGCCAATGCTGCTGCAGTACCTGTAGATTTAGTATACGGAGCCATAACCACTTCTTTTTGACGCGCATCTGTTGGCAAGCTGCTATCGTTAGATGTTGTAAGTGTGATTGTTCCTGTAGTACTTGCTGCAGCAATCTGTTTTAAGTATTTGCTCACATTAGTTGCGCCGCCTTGTGCAACTGAGTTTGCAGCTGATGCAACACCTACCATACCGTTAGTTTGGAAACCTTCTGAAATTGCAGATTTCGCAGATGCGCCCGCAGCAATTACTTCAGAAATTTTCGCACGTACCGTATAGTCTTGATATGCAGGAATCGCAACTGCCGCCAAGATACCGATAATCGCGACAACGATCATCAATTCGATAAGAGTAAAACCCTTTTGCATTGATTTCATAACATTTCTCCAATGGATATTTTTTTAT
This genomic stretch from Acinetobacter sp. C32I harbors:
- a CDS encoding O-antigen ligase family protein produces the protein MGNILQLKQMDEKFFTFFIGFAFLYGILSYQHYAPSYHDFYIHAVVFLFCSIGGFFAFYRKKIKIYFSNLAWLFIFLVLLLQPILNNIVYVDGLVFPLAIILLMFFLSVAVSNVIDKEKLIENMALILIVGAVLLLLTQMVHVFNFSTVIDLMKLPLQKERFSGNLFQPNQTAFVFVLGIVSSMFYIKNNILKNIILFFLSVGVAFTISRSGFLILIFCVILFNGMQNHYNKIALMKLKESFFCLIGLICGVLAYPHFSQTTTLVERTASSFEDPRISLLYQSWLNISEHPITGVGWKNFTGTGLTYFEKLKWFSSADHSHFFVSQLLSEFGLLGLVILVLFIYILIKNIKKISGIAESYVALVLFVILIYSCFEFPLWEFKYLMVFSIFLSLFDRDDKPFYFLNKGYLFSLVFCVFSIVSCYYYFQYKELAKVFNLMVDDNVGINEKAREIIGLKPVFGFGFFNDIMAYEIIAEGNFSLEEKIVLGGKIVNYFPTYPYLVRHATFLAMNKNTETAIYYFSASCQYEFHHRCNETKEYLKSLSEQNPIEFKVIYSTIKDKYKN
- a CDS encoding pilin, whose product is MKSMQKGFTLIELMIVVAIIGILAAVAIPAYQDYTVRAKISEVIAAGASAKSAISEGFQTNGMVGVASAANSVAQGGATNVSKYLKQIAAASTTGTITLTTSNDSSLPTDARQKEVVMAPYTKSTGTAAALADGQSGSVEWSCMTAGIAQATARGFVTGAPTTNALPAKYAPSECR